The DNA sequence CGACGTTCTCGCGGAAGTGCTCGATGATGATCGCCGCTTTCTGCGTGATCGTCTGCGGGTTCAGCTTCACCCACCGCATGACTTCCTTGGTGGCCTGGGACTGGTCGACCTCGTTCTCCGCTGCGGCATTCTGCGCGATCTGGAACGCCAACTTGAACGAGTGATACCCGGTCAGCACGTCGAGGATGTAGCCCTCTGCGATCGCCTGTTTCATCGTGTACACGTGAAACGGCGCCGGCAGGCCACCGCCGGCCGGTTCGCGACCGAACAACTCCAGCGTCTTAGCTTTCGGCGTCGCGGTGAACGCGAAGTAGGAGATGTTGGTCGACTCCGCGCGTTCGGTCATCTCGGCGGCTAGGACCGCTTCGGCGTCGATCTCGCCGCCGTCTTCCAGATCGGCTTGTTCGTCGGCCGTCAGCACCTCTTTGAGCCGGTTGGCGGTCTGCCCGGACTGGGACGAGTGCGCCTCGTCGGCGATCACCGCGAACGTCTTGCCCCTGAGTCCCTTGTTCTTCCGGATCGCATCCATCGCGTGCGGGAAGGTCTGGAGGGTGACGACGACGATCAGCTTGCCGCCGGTCAGCGCCTGGGCCAGCAGCCCGGCTTTCGACTTCACTTCGTCGCCGGCCTTGGCGATCTCGCTGCGGTCGATGGCCACCACGATGCCGGCGTCGTTGTCGATCTGCTTGATCGCGTCCTGCAACTGCGCGTCGAGGACGTTTCGGTCGGTCACCACGATGACCGAGTCGAACACCTTCTGGTTGTCAACCTGCAGCCGCGCCATCCGGTGCGCGGTCCACGCAATTGAATCGGTCTTGCCCGACCCGGCAGAATGCTGGATCAGGTAGCGCTTGCCGACGCCTTCGGCGGTGACGGCAGCGGTGAGTTTGGTGACGACCTCCCACTGATGGAACCGCGGGAACCGCAACAAGGCGGACTTGGTGGTCTTTCCGCTGATCGGGTCGGTCGACGATTCGTGCTTGATGTACATGAGCCGACCGAAGATGTTGAGCCAAGCGTCGCGTTGCAGCACCCGCTCCCACAGGTAGGCGCTGCGGGCCCCTTCAGGATTCTGCGGGTTACCGGGCCCGCCGTCCTCGGCGCCGCGGTTGAACGGCAGAAAATGGGTCTTGTCGCCGGCCAGCGCGGTGGTCATCCACACCTCGGCCTCGGTCACCGCGAAGTGCACCAGGGCGCGGGCACCGGAGACAAACAATGGCTGAATCTTGCCGGTGGCAGGGTCTTTCGGTAGCCGCGTGGTCCGGTATTGGGCGATTGCATCGGTGATCGTCTGGGTGAAGTCAGTTTTCAGCTCCGCGGTGGCCACAGGCAGGCCGTTGATGAAGAACACCAGATCCACCGACCGGTTGTCGCAGGTGGAGAAATGCACCTGGCGCATCACCCGAAGGCGCACCGCGTCGTAGTCGGCGTTGCGTTTCGCATTCAGCGTCGACTCGGGCTTGAACACGCACATCTCGAATTTCGCCGCCAGGTGCGAAAATCCTTTGCGCAGCAGATTCAGTGTCCCGCCACCGTTGTCGAGCGGGATGTCGAGAACTTTGACGATCCGGTCCAGCAGCTGGTCCTGTTGCTTGGCGGCGTCACCGGAGCCGGACTTGACGACCTTGGCCAACTGTTCGGACTGGGTTTCGGCCAACCAGCCCAGAATGTCCTCGGGGAATACGGCACGTTCGCGGTCGTAGCCGCCGTCGTTGGGGGAATAGAACCAACCGCGGTCGGCCAGATACTCGGCGAGTTCGCGTTCGAACTCAATCTCGTTGTGCACCGCCACGATCAGGCCACCTCACCGCGCACATCGATCTGACCGGTCACCGCCGCGGTGATCAGCGCCGAACGCCGCTCCCGCGACAGCTCGATGAACCGCTCCGTCTCCGCGACCAAGGTGTCAATCTTGGCGGTCTGCTCATCGAGATAAGCGACGATGCGGCGCTGCTCCTCCGGCGGGGGAAGGGCTACGCGCATCTGCGCGAGATGAGACGGACCGAAATGCTGAATAGTAGAACCGGTCTTCATAGATTCGACTTGGTGCATAAATTCGTCTGACACCACGAACCACCGAACGAAGGCAGCGGTCATCTGGCCAGGTTTCATCCGAATCAAGCCTGTATAGGGCACTGCCCCGACTACGTCATCACTGACTACCTCAGAGACAGTTCCCATGCTGGCGCTAGCGCTAATAAGCAGGTCTCCCCGCTCCACCTGAAAGTGGGCCCACCTTCGAGCGACAGCTTCGGGGTCCAGGTAGTTGCACCCGGCCAGAGAAACAGTTGACGTACGCACGCCGCTGACGCGAAGCAAGGGCACTCCCTCGTCTCTGAAATCAGCCGCCAGGATGCCGGGGCCTTCCTGGTAAGTAAGCGCATGTCGGAGCGGCATAACTGGCCAATGCCGGGGGACGTACGGAACTGCACCCAACCCCGATGGTTTGAATTCCACCGAACGATCTAAGCCGCTTCCAACCGCGTGTGAAATAACCGACGAACGTCGCTCCCGCAGCATCTCCACCAGCCGCCGCTGCTCCTCAATGAGCGTGTCGATGCGGGCCGTTTCGCGGTCAAGGTAGTCGGCGATCGCGCGCTGCTTGTCCAGAGATTCGAGTTCGATGCGCATCGAGTGGAGATCGCTCACATTCAGGCGAGGAGTGCGGACGTTCCCCGCTTCCGTTCCTCCGATACCGCGTACAAGGCTAGCCATTTCAGACACCGTTGATGTGCTCGTTAGGTAGTAGTTGAGCCAGCGGTGCTCGACCAACGGTGACACGCGGAGAACTGAATAGTCGGGACTGACGACGCCGTCTTCTGGAGCGATGCCGAGCGCTCCTTGGAACGCGCGCATGCGGTTTATGACAAGGTCGCCGGCGCGGCCTATCTTGTAGTTCGAGAGGTCTTCTGCGGCTGCCCGTGTGGTGGTGTCTTCTGCTTCACGCCGCTGCACGCCACGGGTGATCGACACCGACAGCAGCGGTAGGGTGGCGACTCGCTCACCCGCCCGCTCATCCCGCTCATCAAGCAGCCACTTGAGGCGTACCGATTCTGTCACCCCTCCACCTCCCGCAGTAGCTCTAGGATCTTGGCTATCTGCTTCTCCAGGTCGGCGTCGATCTCGGCGAGCGGGCGCGGTGGCACGTATTTGAAGAAGTGGCGGGTGAACGGGATCTCGTATCCCACTTTGGTTTTCTTCATGTCGACCCATGCGTCTGGCACGTGCGGCAGCACCTCGGCGGCGACATACGCCTTGATCGTCGCGTCCCGGGCAGCATCGCCATCGGTGTTTCCACCGTAGGTGAAGGGGATGTTTTCAGTGTCACGCCTCTTTGTATCGGGCTTAGGTTTGCCCTTGCCGTCGATGACCGGGGTGCCGTTCTCGTCGTGCAGTGGGCGCTCGACGGTGATCGTCCAGTAGGCGAAGTCGTTGGCGGTGAACACTTTCGAGTAGCCGGCGTCGGCCTCATCGAACGCGTCATATAGCGCGAGGATCCGATTGCGGGCAGCCTCGTCGACCTCGCGGTTCTTCGAGCCGAGGTTCTTGCGGATCTTCGTCCAGAAAGAGGTCGCGTCTATCAACTGGACCTTGCCTTGCCGTTCAACACGTTTCGTATTGTCCAGCAGCCAGATGTAGGTGGCGATGCCGGTGTTGAAGAACATGTTGGTCGGCAACGCGATGATCGCCTCCACCAAATCTGACTCCAGCAGCCATTGCCGGATCTTCGAAGGCCCGGACTCGGCGGCGCCGTTGAAGAGCGGGGAGCCGTTGAGCACGATGCCGGCGCGGCCGCCACCCTCATGGGAGGGCCGCATCTTGTGCGCCAGGTGAGTCAGGAACAGCATTTGGCCGTCCCCGACCGAGGGAAGGCCGTGGGAGAACCGCGAACCTTGGGCGAGTGCTTCCTTCTCCACTGCGTCCTTAGACGCCTTCCAGTCGAATCCGTATGGCGGATTGGACATGCAGAAGTCGAAGGTGCGGTCCCAGAACTGATCATCGGAAAGGGTGTCGCCGAGGCGGATGTTGCCAGCATCCTGTCCCTTGGCGAGCATGTCGGACTTGCAGATGGCGTAGGACTGGTCGTTGATCTCCTGCCCGTAAAGCCGAAGCCGGGCATCCGGGTTCCGTTCCAACAGTCGTTCCTCGGCGACTGACAGCATGCCGCCGGTGCCGGCGGTGGGGTCGTAGATGGAGCGGATGGTGCCCGGTTCCAGCAGTGCTTCGCTGGCCTCGGCGAACAGCAGGTCGACCATCAGTCGGATCGCGTCCCGCGGGGTGTAGTGCTCGCCGGCCTCCTCATTGGATGCTTCGGCGAACTTGTAGATCAAGAATT is a window from the Mycolicibacterium anyangense genome containing:
- a CDS encoding type I restriction endonuclease subunit R, whose translation is MAVHNEIEFERELAEYLADRGWFYSPNDGGYDRERAVFPEDILGWLAETQSEQLAKVVKSGSGDAAKQQDQLLDRIVKVLDIPLDNGGGTLNLLRKGFSHLAAKFEMCVFKPESTLNAKRNADYDAVRLRVMRQVHFSTCDNRSVDLVFFINGLPVATAELKTDFTQTITDAIAQYRTTRLPKDPATGKIQPLFVSGARALVHFAVTEAEVWMTTALAGDKTHFLPFNRGAEDGGPGNPQNPEGARSAYLWERVLQRDAWLNIFGRLMYIKHESSTDPISGKTTKSALLRFPRFHQWEVVTKLTAAVTAEGVGKRYLIQHSAGSGKTDSIAWTAHRMARLQVDNQKVFDSVIVVTDRNVLDAQLQDAIKQIDNDAGIVVAIDRSEIAKAGDEVKSKAGLLAQALTGGKLIVVVTLQTFPHAMDAIRKNKGLRGKTFAVIADEAHSSQSGQTANRLKEVLTADEQADLEDGGEIDAEAVLAAEMTERAESTNISYFAFTATPKAKTLELFGREPAGGGLPAPFHVYTMKQAIAEGYILDVLTGYHSFKLAFQIAQNAAAENEVDQSQATKEVMRWVKLNPQTITQKAAIIIEHFRENVAHLLDGHAKAMVVTDSRKAAVRYKKAIDDEVKRKGYGYGTLVAFSGVVRDPESGPEDFTEATMNPGVHDLRTAFRGDQYRVMIVANKFQTGFDQPLLCAMYVDRRLPNITAVQTLSRLNRTYRTPSGIQKTSGLTQVVDFVNEPAAIQEAFEPYYVDAHLETATNPNLVHDLSTKLDTAGIYTTAEIDACFEAASRGEHGKLSASVEYGRKRFADRYQSALLDNGGEGDKVALAKLDMFRKDVGSFVRLYDFMSQVINYGDTALEKKHRYLRLLEPEIRPENYTAPIDLSDVVLKQVKQVDRGRVDIGLGTRIGLIGMTAVGSGEKRDPKMVAFQQVLDRLNDLFGSEDFTESQKVSFLEALLRTLLDDAALVQQAKVNSTKQFVDSPDFDDAVTGAVADNQGAHEKMSDYFFTNAPGRTHLISDIAKWFYQVVVEQDDKAGLS
- a CDS encoding restriction endonuclease subunit S domain-containing protein codes for the protein MTESVRLKWLLDERDERAGERVATLPLLSVSITRGVQRREAEDTTTRAAAEDLSNYKIGRAGDLVINRMRAFQGALGIAPEDGVVSPDYSVLRVSPLVEHRWLNYYLTSTSTVSEMASLVRGIGGTEAGNVRTPRLNVSDLHSMRIELESLDKQRAIADYLDRETARIDTLIEEQRRLVEMLRERRSSVISHAVGSGLDRSVEFKPSGLGAVPYVPRHWPVMPLRHALTYQEGPGILAADFRDEGVPLLRVSGVRTSTVSLAGCNYLDPEAVARRWAHFQVERGDLLISASASMGTVSEVVSDDVVGAVPYTGLIRMKPGQMTAAFVRWFVVSDEFMHQVESMKTGSTIQHFGPSHLAQMRVALPPPEEQRRIVAYLDEQTAKIDTLVAETERFIELSRERRSALITAAVTGQIDVRGEVA
- a CDS encoding type I restriction-modification system subunit M gives rise to the protein MSKLGNFVWGIADQLRGVYKPHQYGGVILPFTILRRLDCILEPTRDEVRVLAEKYSGGALDVQVKRKTGLSFYNTSAFDFDLLLKEPEGLRANLVDYITGFSANIDVFERYKFDNELATLDEKNRLYLITSKFAEVDLHPDTVPNAEMGDLFEFLIYKFAEASNEEAGEHYTPRDAIRLMVDLLFAEASEALLEPGTIRSIYDPTAGTGGMLSVAEERLLERNPDARLRLYGQEINDQSYAICKSDMLAKGQDAGNIRLGDTLSDDQFWDRTFDFCMSNPPYGFDWKASKDAVEKEALAQGSRFSHGLPSVGDGQMLFLTHLAHKMRPSHEGGGRAGIVLNGSPLFNGAAESGPSKIRQWLLESDLVEAIIALPTNMFFNTGIATYIWLLDNTKRVERQGKVQLIDATSFWTKIRKNLGSKNREVDEAARNRILALYDAFDEADAGYSKVFTANDFAYWTITVERPLHDENGTPVIDGKGKPKPDTKRRDTENIPFTYGGNTDGDAARDATIKAYVAAEVLPHVPDAWVDMKKTKVGYEIPFTRHFFKYVPPRPLAEIDADLEKQIAKILELLREVEG